One segment of Humidesulfovibrio mexicanus DNA contains the following:
- the uraA gene encoding uracil permease encodes MSRRIIQVEEKVPFLQGVPLSFQHLFAMFGASVLVPTLFKIDPAIVLLMNGVGTLIYLFLCKGKAPAFLGSSFAFLSPVFVVLGADKAFWGANYPLALGGFIAAGLVFICVALIIWRFGPGWISIVLPPATMGPIVALIGLELASVATGMAGIMPDPKTGAVDANAVIVSMVTLLTVAFGSVLFRGFMAVIPVLIGILAGYLTAMGLGMVSFAAVAAAPLLATPTFYAPVFDLNAVLVILPAALVVISEHIGHLVVTGNIVERDLTRDPGLHRSLMGDGVSTVLSGFMGSVPTTTYGENIGVMAITRVYSVWVIGGAAVLSIALAFVGTLSAFIQSIPAPVMGGVCILLFGVIAASGIRMLVEAKVDYSKPVNLTLTAITFIVGISGAAIQIGNVQLKGMALATVVGMGLSIVFRLLEKSGLTSEKTDL; translated from the coding sequence ATGAGCAGAAGAATCATCCAGGTCGAGGAAAAAGTGCCCTTCCTGCAGGGCGTTCCCTTGAGCTTCCAGCATCTATTCGCCATGTTCGGGGCCAGCGTGCTGGTGCCCACCCTGTTCAAGATCGACCCCGCCATCGTGCTCTTGATGAACGGCGTGGGCACGCTCATCTATCTCTTTCTGTGCAAGGGCAAGGCCCCGGCCTTCCTGGGCTCCAGCTTCGCCTTCCTCTCGCCTGTGTTCGTGGTGCTCGGCGCGGACAAGGCCTTCTGGGGAGCCAACTACCCGCTCGCCCTGGGCGGCTTCATCGCGGCGGGACTGGTGTTCATCTGCGTGGCGCTCATCATCTGGCGCTTCGGGCCGGGCTGGATCTCCATCGTGCTGCCCCCGGCCACCATGGGTCCCATCGTGGCGCTCATCGGCCTTGAACTGGCGAGCGTGGCCACGGGCATGGCCGGCATAATGCCCGACCCCAAGACCGGCGCGGTGGACGCGAACGCGGTCATCGTGTCCATGGTGACGCTTTTGACCGTGGCCTTCGGCTCGGTGCTCTTCCGGGGCTTCATGGCCGTCATCCCGGTGCTCATCGGCATTCTGGCGGGCTATCTTACGGCAATGGGCCTGGGCATGGTGTCCTTCGCCGCAGTTGCGGCCGCCCCGCTGCTGGCCACTCCCACGTTCTACGCCCCGGTCTTCGACCTGAACGCCGTGCTCGTCATCCTGCCCGCCGCCCTGGTGGTCATCAGCGAGCACATCGGACACCTGGTGGTCACCGGCAACATCGTGGAGCGCGACCTGACCCGCGACCCCGGCCTGCACCGCTCGCTCATGGGCGACGGCGTGTCCACGGTGCTTTCCGGCTTCATGGGCAGCGTGCCCACCACAACCTACGGCGAGAACATCGGGGTCATGGCCATCACCCGCGTCTACTCGGTATGGGTCATCGGCGGCGCGGCCGTGCTGTCCATCGCGCTGGCCTTCGTGGGTACGCTCTCGGCCTTCATCCAGTCCATTCCCGCCCCGGTCATGGGCGGGGTGTGCATCCTGCTCTTCGGCGTCATCGCCGCCTCGGGCATCCGCATGTTGGTGGAGGCCAAGGTGGACTACTCCAAGCCCGTGAACCTCACCCTCACGGCCATCACCTTCATCGTGGGCATCAGCGGCGCGGCCATCCAGATCGGCAACGTGCAGCTCAAGGG
- the upp gene encoding uracil phosphoribosyltransferase: MAVHVAQHPLVKHKLGLLRKHDITTSLFRDVTKELARLLTYEATKDLQVEKKTIKGWAGEVEIERIKGKKITVVPILRAGLGMMDGVLDMVPGAKVSVVGFYRNEETLKPVKYYVKLASDIKARMALILDPMLATGGTLEATIDLLKQAGCTQIRGIFLVAAPEGIKRIQDKHPDVDIYCASVDERLNDKGYILPGLGDAGDKIFGTK; this comes from the coding sequence ATGGCCGTTCACGTGGCCCAGCATCCGCTCGTCAAGCACAAGCTCGGCCTGCTCCGCAAGCACGACATCACCACCAGCCTGTTCCGCGATGTGACCAAGGAACTGGCGCGCCTGCTCACCTACGAGGCCACCAAGGATCTGCAGGTGGAGAAAAAGACCATCAAGGGCTGGGCCGGAGAGGTGGAAATCGAGCGCATCAAGGGCAAAAAGATCACCGTGGTGCCCATTCTGCGCGCGGGGCTCGGCATGATGGACGGGGTTTTGGACATGGTGCCCGGCGCAAAGGTGAGCGTGGTGGGCTTCTACCGCAATGAGGAAACCCTCAAGCCGGTGAAATATTACGTAAAGCTCGCCAGCGACATCAAGGCGCGCATGGCCCTCATCCTGGATCCCATGCTGGCCACCGGCGGCACGCTTGAGGCCACCATCGATCTGCTGAAGCAGGCGGGGTGCACGCAGATACGCGGCATCTTCCTGGTGGCCGCGCCCGAAGGCATCAAGCGCATCCAGGACAAGCACCCGGACGTTGACATCTACTGCGCCAGCGTGGACGAACGCCTGAACGACAAGGGGTACATCCTGCCCGGACTCGGTGACGCGGGCGACAAGATATTCGGCACGAAATAG
- a CDS encoding lysophospholipid acyltransferase family protein, translating to MIQSRPREHNPFQFIPATDSALKNVLLSALRAPLSKVLGLETLGSMYARAHAPAAASVNADPLVRAGEFVSRALAELRVGSEVAAADLARVPRTGALMVMANHPFGVVEGLVLARHLLAIRPDVKILANHLLSAIPEMRPLLIELDAFGGRGARGRNMAGLRAALAWLKKGGAVVAFPAGEVASLKLGRRMVADPPWRPGMARLARKAAAPVLPVFFHGRNGALFQAAGLVHPRLRTLLIPRENLGRSGHCLRLLMGAAIGPDKLAAFATDEEASSYLRFRCHLLRGRGGPQAEPGAAPKMEQSALAAQRPRERRLAELAALPPERILVRGAPFLVFEAMAHEIPAMMHEVARLREGTFRSVGEGTGRPLDADGYDAHYRHLILWNEADGEVAGAYRFAGTDEILAEHGPSGLYTASQFRIRPDFWRRVDPALELGRSFVRVRYQKSYQPLLLLWKGLAEYVSRNPRYRRLFGCVSISGEYSQLARELMMRFLRRHSFDAGLARLVKPTRSPREGRLARLDVCLPDSAFRDPGDLHDLVAELEGGRGVPVLLRQYLKLGGRIAAFNVDHSFGGCLDALICVDLAMTEERTLARFMGAENARSFLTRHTAARLASPHAA from the coding sequence ATGATCCAGTCGAGGCCCCGCGAACACAATCCCTTCCAGTTCATCCCCGCCACCGACTCCGCCCTTAAGAACGTTCTGCTCTCCGCTCTGCGCGCGCCGCTGTCCAAGGTGCTGGGGCTGGAGACGCTGGGTTCCATGTACGCCCGCGCCCACGCCCCGGCGGCCGCTTCGGTCAATGCCGATCCCCTGGTCCGGGCCGGGGAGTTTGTGTCGCGAGCGCTGGCCGAACTGCGCGTGGGCTCGGAGGTCGCTGCGGCGGACCTGGCGCGCGTGCCGCGCACAGGCGCCCTCATGGTCATGGCCAACCATCCCTTCGGCGTGGTGGAGGGGCTTGTCCTGGCCCGCCATCTGCTCGCCATCCGTCCGGATGTGAAGATCTTGGCCAATCACCTGCTTTCCGCCATTCCGGAAATGCGCCCCCTGCTCATCGAGTTGGACGCCTTCGGCGGCCGCGGGGCCAGAGGCCGCAACATGGCGGGCCTGCGCGCCGCCCTGGCCTGGCTCAAAAAGGGCGGGGCCGTGGTGGCCTTCCCCGCCGGGGAGGTGGCCAGTCTCAAGCTTGGACGCCGCATGGTGGCCGATCCTCCCTGGCGTCCAGGCATGGCGCGGCTGGCGCGCAAGGCCGCGGCCCCGGTGCTGCCTGTGTTCTTCCACGGTCGCAACGGCGCGTTGTTCCAGGCCGCCGGGCTGGTGCATCCGCGTCTGCGCACCCTGCTCATCCCGCGTGAGAACCTGGGCCGCTCGGGCCACTGCCTGCGCCTTTTGATGGGCGCGGCCATCGGGCCGGACAAGCTGGCGGCCTTCGCCACGGACGAGGAGGCCAGTTCCTACCTGCGTTTCCGCTGCCACCTGCTGCGCGGCAGGGGAGGCCCGCAAGCCGAGCCTGGCGCAGCCCCGAAAATGGAACAGAGCGCCCTTGCCGCGCAGCGTCCCAGGGAGCGGCGTTTGGCCGAACTGGCCGCCCTGCCGCCGGAACGCATTCTGGTCCGTGGCGCGCCGTTTCTGGTCTTCGAGGCCATGGCCCATGAGATTCCGGCCATGATGCACGAGGTGGCGCGCCTGCGCGAGGGCACCTTCCGCAGCGTGGGCGAGGGCACGGGGCGGCCGCTGGACGCCGATGGATACGACGCCCACTACCGCCACCTCATCCTTTGGAACGAGGCCGACGGAGAGGTTGCCGGTGCCTACCGCTTCGCCGGGACCGACGAGATTCTTGCGGAGCACGGCCCATCGGGCCTGTACACCGCCAGCCAATTCCGCATCCGCCCGGACTTCTGGCGGCGCGTGGACCCGGCGCTGGAGCTTGGCCGCTCCTTCGTCCGCGTGCGCTACCAGAAGTCCTACCAGCCGCTTCTGCTCCTGTGGAAGGGCCTGGCCGAATACGTGTCGCGCAATCCCCGCTACCGCAGGCTCTTCGGCTGCGTCAGCATTTCCGGCGAGTACAGCCAGCTGGCCCGCGAACTGATGATGCGCTTTCTGCGCCGCCACAGTTTCGACGCCGGTCTTGCGCGGCTGGTGAAGCCCACCCGCTCCCCCCGCGAGGGGCGGCTGGCGCGGCTCGACGTGTGCCTGCCGGACAGCGCCTTCCGCGATCCCGGCGACCTGCACGACCTGGTGGCCGAGCTTGAGGGCGGGCGCGGCGTGCCCGTGCTGCTGCGGCAGTATCTCAAACTCGGCGGGCGCATCGCAGCCTTCAACGTGGACCACAGCTTCGGCGGCTGCCTGGACGCCCTCATCTGCGTGGACTTGGCCATGACCGAGGAGCGCACCCTGGCGCGCTTCATGGGCGCGGAGAACGCACGGAGCTTTCTCACGCGGCACACGGCGGCCCGCCTGGCTTCGCCCCACGCGGCGTAA
- a CDS encoding response regulator transcription factor, protein MEQRRIMVVEDHAQTRELLQYNLQAAGYEVRTAAGGEQGLEAMSRWRPDLVLLDIMMPDLDGLEVCRRLKRISALRTVPVIMLTARGDEVDRVVGLELGAEDYVVKPFSPRELLLRIKNALRRSGADAVAADEVWRYEGLVVNFAAHEMDVDGEKRQLTATEHRLLKELVQARGRVLSRDRLLDTVWNTDFEGASRTVDTHMRRLRAKLDAYADCIETVRGVGYRLRG, encoded by the coding sequence ATGGAGCAGCGGCGCATCATGGTGGTTGAGGACCACGCCCAGACACGGGAGCTTCTGCAATACAACCTGCAGGCCGCAGGCTACGAGGTGCGCACCGCCGCAGGAGGCGAGCAGGGGCTGGAGGCCATGAGCCGCTGGCGGCCGGACCTCGTGCTGCTGGACATCATGATGCCCGACCTGGACGGCCTTGAGGTGTGCCGCAGGCTCAAGCGCATCTCCGCGCTGCGCACGGTGCCGGTGATCATGCTCACCGCGCGCGGAGACGAGGTGGACCGGGTGGTGGGCCTGGAGCTGGGGGCCGAGGATTACGTGGTCAAGCCCTTCAGCCCGCGCGAGCTGCTCCTGCGCATCAAGAACGCCCTGCGCCGGAGCGGGGCCGACGCTGTGGCCGCCGACGAGGTTTGGCGGTACGAGGGGCTGGTGGTGAACTTCGCCGCGCACGAGATGGACGTGGACGGCGAGAAGCGCCAGCTCACCGCCACCGAACACCGGCTGCTCAAGGAGCTGGTGCAGGCGCGCGGCCGCGTGCTCTCCCGCGACCGCCTGCTGGACACCGTGTGGAACACCGATTTCGAAGGGGCGTCGCGCACGGTGGACACCCACATGCGCCGCCTGCGCGCCAAGCTCGACGCCTACGCCGACTGCATCGAGACGGTGCGCGGCGTGGGCTACCGCCTGCGCGGCTGA
- the lon gene encoding endopeptidase La, whose product MNENTQRKQFATDQTDGGIPVGGPSGSEGEAPRPEIPGVMPVLPVRDIVVFNYMILPLFVGREKSVKAVDAALSGDRYILILSQKDETVDNPGPDDMYQVGTVGMIMRMLKMPDGRLKVLVQGLSRARVKRFVSDEPFHLAEVEALSESEPRELTPEQEALLRSSRELSEKILTLRGISPADIMGVLNSVSEPGRLADLIASNLRMKVADAQAILECEDPVERLRLVNGQLVKEAEVASMQNKIQSMAREGMDKAQRDFFLREQMKAIKRELGDEGGEDEEIENLRKAIDKAGMPKDVKKEALKQMGRLESMHPDSSEATVIRTYLDWMTELPWKKQSKDRLDVKAAKEILDEDHFDLEKVKERILEYLSVRQLNPKMKGPILCFVGPPGVGKTSLGRSIARSLGRKFHRLSLGGMRDEAEIRGHRRTYIGAMPGRIIQGIKGCGTRNPVIMLDEVDKLGTDFRGDPSSALLEVLDPEQNFSFTDHYLNVPFDLSSVMFICTANTLDTIPGPLLDRMEVIRIPGYTEQEKVKIARRFVLPRQAKDNGLKESEVRMGDEILAKIVREYTREAGLRNLEREIGSVCRKLARKKAEGEKGPFTVGEKNLHKLLGVPHFLEDEKETILPPGVVTGLAWTPYGGEILHVEVTTMPGTGKLILTGKLGDVMKESAQAAVSIARAKADLYGIPADFHEKRDIHIHVPAGATPKDGPSAGVTLVTALISALTGKAVSADTCMTGEISLRGRVLPVGGIKEKILAAVAQGMTRVIMPSQNKKDLQDIPEDLRAKIAIKFVERVDEVWPLAKASAKPAAKPTAKAAGSASAPQQREQLEAPAKAGAVKAAKPATGKAAKPAAKKPAARKPAKKGK is encoded by the coding sequence ATGAACGAAAATACGCAGCGCAAACAGTTCGCCACAGACCAGACCGACGGGGGAATTCCCGTGGGCGGCCCCTCCGGCAGTGAAGGCGAGGCCCCGCGTCCGGAGATTCCGGGCGTGATGCCCGTGCTCCCGGTGCGCGACATCGTGGTGTTCAACTACATGATTCTGCCGCTGTTCGTGGGCAGGGAAAAGAGCGTGAAGGCCGTGGATGCGGCCCTGTCCGGCGACCGCTACATCCTCATCCTTTCCCAGAAGGACGAGACCGTGGACAACCCCGGCCCGGACGACATGTACCAGGTGGGCACCGTGGGCATGATCATGCGGATGCTCAAAATGCCTGACGGGCGGCTGAAGGTGCTGGTGCAGGGGCTGTCCCGCGCGCGCGTCAAGCGTTTCGTGTCCGACGAGCCTTTCCACCTGGCCGAGGTGGAGGCCCTCTCCGAGAGCGAACCCAGGGAGCTGACCCCGGAGCAGGAGGCGCTGTTGCGCTCCTCCCGCGAGCTTTCCGAGAAGATTCTCACCCTGCGCGGCATTTCCCCGGCGGACATCATGGGCGTGCTGAATTCCGTGTCCGAGCCGGGCAGGCTGGCCGACCTCATCGCCTCGAACCTGCGCATGAAGGTGGCCGACGCCCAGGCCATATTGGAGTGCGAGGACCCCGTGGAGCGGCTGCGCCTGGTCAACGGGCAACTGGTCAAGGAGGCCGAGGTGGCCTCCATGCAGAACAAGATCCAGTCCATGGCGCGCGAGGGCATGGACAAGGCCCAGCGCGATTTCTTCCTGCGCGAGCAGATGAAGGCCATCAAGCGCGAGCTGGGCGACGAGGGCGGCGAGGACGAGGAGATCGAGAACCTCAGGAAAGCCATCGACAAGGCCGGAATGCCCAAGGATGTCAAGAAGGAGGCGCTCAAGCAGATGGGCCGCCTCGAGTCCATGCATCCGGACTCCTCCGAGGCCACGGTCATCCGCACCTATCTGGACTGGATGACCGAGCTGCCCTGGAAGAAGCAGTCCAAGGACCGGCTCGATGTCAAGGCCGCCAAGGAGATTCTGGACGAGGACCACTTCGACCTGGAAAAGGTCAAGGAGCGCATCCTCGAATATCTCTCCGTGCGCCAGCTGAATCCCAAGATGAAGGGGCCGATCCTCTGCTTCGTGGGGCCTCCGGGCGTGGGCAAGACCAGCCTGGGGCGCTCCATCGCCCGCAGCCTGGGACGCAAGTTCCACCGCCTGTCCCTGGGCGGAATGCGCGACGAGGCCGAGATTCGCGGCCACCGTCGCACCTACATCGGGGCCATGCCCGGCCGCATCATCCAGGGCATCAAGGGCTGCGGCACCAGAAACCCCGTCATCATGCTCGACGAGGTGGACAAGCTCGGCACGGACTTCCGGGGCGACCCGTCCTCGGCCCTCCTAGAGGTGCTGGACCCGGAGCAGAACTTCAGCTTCACCGACCATTACCTGAACGTGCCCTTCGACCTGTCGAGCGTCATGTTCATCTGCACGGCCAACACGCTGGACACCATTCCCGGCCCGCTGCTCGACCGCATGGAGGTCATCCGCATTCCCGGCTACACCGAGCAGGAGAAGGTCAAGATCGCCAGGCGCTTCGTGCTGCCCAGGCAAGCCAAGGACAACGGCCTCAAGGAATCCGAGGTCCGGATGGGCGACGAGATCCTGGCCAAGATCGTGCGCGAGTACACGCGCGAGGCCGGCCTGCGCAACCTGGAGCGCGAGATCGGGAGCGTGTGCCGCAAGCTGGCGCGCAAGAAGGCCGAAGGCGAAAAGGGCCCCTTCACCGTGGGCGAGAAGAACCTGCACAAGCTGCTCGGCGTGCCGCACTTCCTGGAGGACGAAAAAGAGACGATCCTGCCTCCCGGCGTGGTCACCGGCCTGGCGTGGACGCCCTACGGCGGGGAGATTCTGCACGTTGAGGTGACCACCATGCCCGGAACGGGCAAGCTCATCCTTACGGGCAAGCTGGGCGACGTGATGAAGGAGAGCGCCCAGGCGGCGGTGTCCATCGCCCGGGCCAAGGCCGATTTGTACGGCATTCCGGCGGACTTCCACGAGAAGCGCGACATCCACATCCACGTGCCCGCCGGGGCCACGCCCAAGGACGGCCCGAGCGCGGGCGTGACCCTGGTCACCGCGCTCATCTCCGCCCTTACCGGCAAGGCTGTCAGCGCCGACACCTGCATGACCGGCGAGATATCCTTGCGCGGCCGCGTGCTGCCCGTGGGCGGCATCAAGGAGAAGATCCTCGCCGCCGTGGCCCAGGGCATGACGCGCGTCATCATGCCCAGCCAGAACAAGAAGGATCTGCAGGACATCCCCGAGGACCTGCGGGCCAAGATCGCCATCAAGTTCGTGGAGCGGGTGGACGAGGTGTGGCCCCTGGCCAAGGCCTCAGCCAAACCAGCGGCCAAGCCGACGGCGAAGGCGGCTGGAAGCGCATCGGCCCCGCAGCAGCGGGAGCAGCTGGAAGCCCCGGCCAAGGCAGGGGCCGTGAAGGCGGCCAAACCGGCGACAGGGAAGGCGGCCAAGCCCGCCGCCAAGAAGCCCGCCGCCAGGAAGCCCGCGAAGAAAGGCAAATAG
- a CDS encoding FmdB family zinc ribbon protein, which yields MPIFEYVCNRCKKQFEELVFSQDEQAVCPSCGSTDTAKLMSCCRGKMGGGAADSDAPVAKASTSSSSGGCAGCSGGNCSSCH from the coding sequence ATGCCCATATTCGAATACGTGTGCAACAGGTGCAAGAAGCAGTTCGAGGAACTGGTCTTCAGCCAGGACGAGCAGGCCGTGTGCCCCTCCTGCGGCTCCACCGACACGGCGAAGCTCATGAGCTGCTGCCGGGGCAAGATGGGCGGCGGCGCGGCCGATTCCGACGCCCCCGTGGCCAAGGCCTCGACCTCGTCCTCCAGCGGGGGCTGCGCGGGCTGTTCCGGCGGCAACTGCTCCTCCTGCCATTAG
- the hemC gene encoding hydroxymethylbilane synthase — MKTVTIATRGSMLALWQAEHIKSLLQARHPGLAVELLKIKTTGDKILDVPLAKVGGKGLFVKEIEEALLDGRADLAVHSMKDVPTELPPELVVGVNPVREAPTDSLLSVRYDGLDALPQGAKVGTSSLRRQAQLKTLRPDLDIESLRGNLDTRVRKLLEGQYDAIVVATAGLNRLGLTAPKVEILGPPRFLPAVAQGALGIEYRRDRPEIAELLAFLNHPETAAQVAAERGFLTGLDGGCQVPIAAWSTLDAAGQVTLTGFVAGVNGENPIRLTASGPVDEAWGIGTRLADAVLAAGGKAILDEVYAQG, encoded by the coding sequence ATGAAGACGGTCACCATCGCCACCCGCGGCAGTATGCTCGCCCTCTGGCAGGCCGAGCACATCAAGTCCCTGCTCCAGGCCCGGCACCCCGGCCTTGCGGTGGAGCTGCTCAAGATCAAGACCACGGGCGACAAGATTCTCGACGTGCCGCTGGCCAAAGTGGGCGGCAAGGGGCTCTTCGTCAAGGAAATCGAGGAGGCGCTTTTGGACGGCCGCGCCGATTTGGCCGTGCACAGCATGAAGGACGTGCCCACTGAGCTGCCCCCCGAGCTTGTGGTGGGCGTGAACCCCGTGCGCGAGGCCCCCACGGATTCGCTGCTTTCCGTGCGCTACGACGGCCTGGACGCCCTGCCCCAAGGCGCGAAGGTCGGCACCAGCAGCCTCAGGCGCCAGGCCCAGCTCAAGACCCTCAGGCCCGACCTGGACATCGAATCCTTGCGCGGCAATCTGGACACCCGCGTGCGCAAGCTGCTGGAGGGCCAATACGACGCCATCGTGGTGGCCACGGCCGGGCTGAACCGGCTTGGCCTCACCGCGCCAAAGGTCGAAATCCTCGGCCCGCCGCGTTTTCTGCCCGCAGTGGCCCAGGGCGCGCTGGGCATAGAGTACCGCCGCGACCGTCCGGAAATTGCCGAGTTGCTGGCCTTCTTGAACCACCCAGAGACCGCGGCCCAGGTGGCGGCCGAACGCGGGTTCCTCACCGGGCTGGACGGCGGCTGCCAGGTGCCCATCGCGGCCTGGAGCACGCTCGATGCGGCCGGTCAGGTGACCCTCACCGGCTTTGTTGCGGGCGTGAACGGGGAGAATCCCATTCGCCTTACGGCCAGCGGTCCGGTGGACGAGGCCTGGGGCATCGGGACCAGGCTGGCCGATGCCGTGCTGGCCGCAGGCGGCAAGGCCATCCTCGACGAGGTGTATGCCCAGGGCTGA
- a CDS encoding helix-hairpin-helix domain-containing protein: protein MPRADAPDPAALKDFRRIPGVGPSVALDLWSLGLRRVDDLRGRDPEELYARLEKLAGCHVDRCMVYVLRCAVYFAETPDPEPQRLKWWNWKD from the coding sequence ATGCCCAGGGCTGACGCGCCCGATCCGGCGGCGCTCAAGGATTTTCGCCGCATCCCCGGGGTGGGGCCTTCCGTGGCCCTGGACCTGTGGAGCCTTGGCCTGCGCCGAGTGGACGACCTGCGCGGCCGCGACCCGGAGGAGCTTTACGCCCGGCTGGAGAAACTGGCCGGATGCCATGTGGACCGCTGCATGGTGTACGTTTTGCGCTGCGCGGTGTACTTCGCCGAAACCCCGGACCCGGAGCCGCAACGGCTCAAGTGGTGGAACTGGAAGGATTGA
- a CDS encoding TraR/DksA family transcriptional regulator: MTAEQLSRLRRIVEAEIRDIHTALEQWRACNGLDENGRERVEDTAERALRQDWKHATDRRMMELLRLLGRMEEEDFGVCQECGEDIPLRRLEMVPTTTLCARCMERQEQGLAVA; the protein is encoded by the coding sequence ATGACTGCGGAACAACTGTCCAGATTGCGAAGAATCGTCGAGGCCGAGATACGGGACATCCACACCGCCCTAGAGCAATGGCGCGCCTGCAACGGCCTGGACGAAAACGGCCGCGAGCGCGTGGAGGACACGGCCGAACGCGCGCTGCGCCAGGACTGGAAGCACGCCACGGACCGGCGCATGATGGAGCTGCTGCGGCTTCTTGGCCGCATGGAGGAGGAGGACTTCGGCGTATGTCAGGAATGCGGGGAGGACATCCCCTTGCGCAGGCTGGAAATGGTGCCCACCACGACGCTGTGCGCCCGGTGCATGGAACGCCAGGAGCAGGGCTTGGCCGTGGCCTAG
- the dinB gene encoding DNA polymerase IV, giving the protein MERADAQSAERRIAHVDMDAFFASIEQLDHPQWRGKPLAVGDGPRSVVSAASYEIRAFGVHSAMPVAQAKKLCPHGVFVPVRMWRYKEVSRRVMAVLQDFSPLVEQASVDEAYLDATGLERLFGPPEEFAAAVRAAVREETGLTCSVGVAPVRFLAKIASDYNKPDGQTVIVPRDVRAFLDALPVRKIPGVGGRTLEILSGLGIVNAGDVLKHPAAFWQKRLGERGLWLHTLAQGRDERGVTPFTPPKSSSAENTFDADTRDLAVLRRWLLLQADRVGADLRAQGVRGRTVTLKAKFADFTQVTRSRTLAEAMCDTQTIFETAVALLAELNPRKDLRLIGVGVSQFGERPRQLSLLEPAPEARPRGGLDSAVDAVRGRFGKGAIMRGDLLHFKD; this is encoded by the coding sequence ATGGAACGCGCGGATGCCCAGAGCGCGGAGCGGCGCATCGCCCATGTGGACATGGATGCATTTTTTGCGTCCATAGAACAGCTGGACCACCCCCAATGGCGCGGCAAGCCGCTTGCCGTGGGCGATGGTCCGCGCAGCGTGGTTTCCGCCGCCAGTTACGAAATCCGCGCCTTCGGCGTGCATTCGGCCATGCCCGTGGCCCAGGCGAAAAAGTTGTGCCCGCATGGAGTGTTCGTGCCCGTGCGCATGTGGCGCTACAAGGAAGTCTCGCGCCGCGTGATGGCCGTGCTCCAGGATTTTTCCCCGCTTGTGGAGCAGGCCAGCGTGGACGAGGCGTATCTGGACGCCACGGGCCTGGAACGGCTGTTCGGACCGCCGGAGGAATTCGCGGCCGCCGTGCGCGCAGCAGTGCGTGAAGAAACCGGCCTCACCTGCTCCGTGGGCGTCGCCCCGGTGCGCTTTCTGGCCAAAATCGCCTCCGACTACAACAAGCCCGACGGCCAGACCGTCATCGTCCCAAGGGACGTGCGCGCCTTTCTCGACGCCCTGCCCGTGCGCAAGATCCCCGGCGTGGGCGGCCGCACCCTGGAAATCCTTTCCGGCCTGGGCATCGTGAACGCGGGCGACGTGCTCAAGCATCCGGCGGCGTTCTGGCAAAAGCGCCTGGGCGAGCGGGGCCTGTGGCTTCACACCCTGGCCCAGGGCCGCGACGAGCGCGGCGTCACCCCCTTCACCCCGCCCAAGAGCTCCAGCGCGGAGAACACCTTCGACGCCGACACCCGCGACCTGGCCGTGCTGCGGCGCTGGCTGCTGCTCCAGGCCGACCGCGTGGGCGCGGACCTGCGCGCCCAGGGCGTGCGCGGCCGCACCGTGACCCTCAAGGCCAAGTTCGCGGACTTCACGCAGGTCACGCGTTCGCGCACGCTGGCCGAGGCCATGTGCGACACGCAAACCATCTTCGAGACCGCCGTGGCCCTGCTCGCCGAGCTGAACCCCAGGAAGGACCTGCGGCTCATCGGCGTGGGCGTAAGCCAGTTCGGCGAGCGCCCCAGGCAGCTCTCGCTGCTTGAACCCGCGCCCGAGGCCCGGCCGCGCGGCGGCCTGGACAGCGCAGTGGACGCCGTGCGCGGCCGCTTCGGCAAGGGAGCCATCATGCGGGGCGACCTGTTGCACTTCAAGGATTGA